A window from Drosophila yakuba strain Tai18E2 chromosome 3L, Prin_Dyak_Tai18E2_2.1, whole genome shotgun sequence encodes these proteins:
- the LOC6533953 gene encoding malate dehydrogenase — MFVVSRLLTHVGKLPPMVQQLGYINRGLKVTVVGSVGGIGQPLSLLLKLNPDVSTLSLYDIKNTTGVGVDLSHINTRATVCPFEGKDGLKKAMDKADIVVIPAGLPRKPGMKREDLVDVNASVACEVAFAASAVCPGAMLAFITNPINVIVPIVATILKAKGTYDPNRLFGVTSLDVVRAQTFVANILNSDPLKVNIPVIGGHTGRTILPILSQCDPPFKGTDEERQALIQRVQNAGTEVVNAKDGLGSATLSMAFAAARFVNSLIKGIKGSEDECVVECAYVESDVTEAQFFATPLKLGPQGIEENKGLPDLDDEEQKSLECMLPILMESIEKGIKLGEGMMTSCV; from the coding sequence atgtttgtGGTCTCCCGTTTGTTAACCCATGTTGGCAAACTGCCGCCCATGGTCCAGCAGCTTGGATACATTAACCGCGGTCTCAAGGTCACCGTTGTGGGTTCGGTGGGTGGCATTGGCCAGCCGCTGTCTCTTCTTCTCAAGCTGAATCCGGACGTCTCGACCCTATCGCTGTACGACATTAAGAATACAACCGGAGTGGGCGTAGATCTATCCCATATCAACACCCGTGCTACGGTGTGCCCGTTCGAGGGTAAGGATGGTTTGAAAAAAGCTATGGATAAGGCTGACATAGTGGTGATACCGGCGGGCTTGCCACGTAAGCCCGGAATGAAGCGCGAAGATTTGGTGGACGTGAATGCCAGCGTTGCCTGCGAAGTGGCTTTTGCGGCTAGTGCTGTTTGTCCCGGTGCCATGCTGGCCTTCATCACGAATCCCATCAATGTGATAGTGCCCATCGTGGCCACGATTCTCAAGGCAAAGGGTACCTACGATCCGAATCGACTATTTGGTGTCACCAGTCTGGATGTGGTACGAGCCCAGACCTTTGTGGCGAACATCCTTAACTCCGATCCACTGAAAGTGAATATACCCGTGATCGGTGGCCATACGGGTCGCACCATCCTACCCATCCTGTCGCAGTGCGATCCCCCCTTCAAGGGCACAGATGAGGAGCGCCAGGCGCTGATCCAACGCGTCCAAAACGCGGGCACAGAGGTAGTTAATGCCAAGGATGGACTGGGATCGGCCACCCTATCGATggcttttgcagcagctcgTTTTGTAAACTCATTGATAAAGGGTATCAAGGGTTCGGAGGATGAGTGCGTTGTGGAGTGCGCTTATGTGGAGTCCGATGTCACCGAGGCCCAGTTCTTTGCCACACCCCTGAAACTGGGACCCCAGGGTATCGAGGAAAATAAGGGATTGCCCGACTTAGACGATGAGGAGCAGAAATCTTTAGAATGCATGCTGCCCATTTTGATGGAGAGTATCGAAAAGGGCATCAAATTGGGCGAGGGTATGATGACCAGTTGCGTATAA
- the LOC6533951 gene encoding putative odorant receptor 69a encodes MQLHDHMKYVDMGCKMACIPRYQWKGRPTERMLYASEQRIVFLLGTICQIFQIAGVLIYWYCNGRLAKDTGTFVAQLSEMCSSFTLTVVGFCNVYALSVNRNQIETLLEELQEIYPRSRSNHYRCQHYFDMAMAIMRIEFLFYMFFYVYYNSAPVLLLLWEHLHEGYDLSYKTQTNTWFPWQVHGSALGFAMAVLSITVGSFVGVGFSIVTQNLVCLFAFQLKLHYDGISSQLVSLDCRQPGAHQELRILIAYHSRILQLGDQVNNILNFVFGSSLVGATIAICMSSISILLLDFASACKYVSSLVAFVLYNFVICYMGTEVSSAMQLEDFMRYQDLVCQASQLPRYWWKGRRSLEVKPNLAKRFIFWFGAVNLIYHNFGCVMFGYFVDGRIEDSIEYLAELASVGSMIGFTIVGSLNLWKMLSLKSHFENLLDEFEELFELTKDRSYRTHHYHEEYTRHIRNAFIFHSAAVVYYNSLPIILLIREHLSNSQQMSYRIQSSTWYPWQIQGSIPGFLAAVVCQMFSCIINMCVNMFIPFLVNFFGIQLEIHFDGLARQLESIDARHPNAKDQLKYLIVYHSKLLNLADRVNQSFNFTFFISLSVSMISTCFLAISMTMFDFGTSLKHLLGILLFITYNFLMCRSGTHLILKSGKVLPAAFYNNWYEGDLAYRRMLLILMMRATKPYMWRTYKLAPVSITTYMAVSFIY; translated from the exons ATGCAGTTGCacgaccatatgaagtatgTAGACATGGGCTGCAAGATGGCATGTATACCAAGATATCAATGGAAAGGACGTCCTACTGAACGGATGTTGTACGCCTCGGAGCAAAGGATCGTGTTCCTTCTTGGAACCATTTGCCAGATATTCCAGATCGCTGGTGTCCTTATCTATTGGTATTGCAATGGCCGGCTGGCCAAGGATACGGGCACCTTTGTGGCACAACTGTCGGAAATGTGCAGTTCTTTTACCTTAACAGTTGTGGGATTCTGTAACGTATATGCGCTCTCGGTAAACCGCAATCAGATTGAAACTTTGCTcgaggagctgcaggagaTATATCCGAGATCCAGGAGCAATCACTATCGGTGTCAGCACTACTTTGACATGGCCATGGCAATAATGAGAATTGAGTTCCTTTTCTACATGTTCTTCTACGTGTACTACAATAGTGCGCCAGTATTGTTGCTCCTTTGGGAGCACTTGCACGAAGGATACGATCTCAGTTACAAGACGCAGACCAACACTTGGTTTCCATGGCAAGTTCATGGGTCGGCACTTGGATTTGCCATGGCTGTACTAAGCATAACCGTGGGTTCGTTTGTTGGCGTGGGCTTCAGTATTGTCACCCAGAATCTTGTCTGCCTGTTTGCCTTTCAACTGAAATTGCACTACGATGGAATATCCAGTCAGTTAGTATCCCTCGATTGCCGTCAGCCTGGTGCCCATCAGGAGTTGAGGATTCTGATCGCCTACCACAGCCGAATCCTTCAGCTGGGCGATCAAGTCAATAACATCTTGAATTTTGTATTCGGCTCCAGCCTCGTCGGTGCCACTATCGCCATTTGTATGTCTAGTATTTCTATTCTGCTACTGGACTTTGCATCTGCCTGCAAGTATGTCAGTAGCCTAGTGGCATTCGTCCTTTACAACTTCGTCATCTGCTACATGGGAACCGAGGTCTCTTCAGCT ATGCAGTTGGAAGACTTTATGCGGTACCAGGACCTCGTGTGTCAAGCTTCCCAACTTCCCAGATACTGGTGGAAAGGCAGACGATCCTTGGAAGTCAAACCCAACTTGGCAAAACGCTTTATCTTCTGGTTTGGGGCcgtaaatttgatttatcacAATTTTGGATGCGTGATGTTTGGATATTTCGTTGACGGCAGAATAGAAGATTCGATTGAGTACTTAGCAGAATTGGCATCCGTGGGCAGCATGATTGGATTTACCATTGTGGGCAGCCTCAACTTGTGGAAGATGCTGAGCCTTAAGTCCCACTTTGAGAACCTACTGGATGAATTCGAGGAATTATTTGAATTGACCAAAGACAGATCGTATCGCACACATCACTATCACGAGGAGTATACGCGTCATATAAGAAATGCGTTTATTTTCCATAGCGCTGCCGTTGTCTACTACAACTCACTACCAATTATACTCTTGATTCGAGAACATTTGTCGAACTCACAGCAGATGAGTTATAGGATTCAGAGTAGTACCTGGTATCCCTGGCAAATTCAGGGATCAATTCCAGGATTTCTTGCTGCGGTCGTCTGTCAAATGTTTTCGTGCATTATCAATATGTGCGTCAATATGTTTATCCCGTTTCTGGTCAACTTTTTTGGTATCCAGCTAGAAATTCACTTCGATGGTTTGGCCCGGCAGCTGGAGTCCATCGATGCCCGCCATCCCAATGCCAAGGATCAATTAAAGTATCTGATAGTTTATCATTCAAAATTGCTGAATTTGGCCGACAGAGTGAATCAATCCTTTAACTTCACGTTTTTCATAAGTCTATCGGTGTCCATGATATCCACATGTTTCCTGGCTATTTCCATGACCATGTTCGACTTTGGCACGTCCCTGAAACATTTGCTCGGAATTTTGCTATTCATCACgtacaattttttaatgtGCCGCAGCGGTACGCACTTGATTTTAAAG AGTGGCAAAGTATTACCAGCAGCCTTTTATAACAATTGGTATGAGGGCGATCTTGCTTATCGAAGGATGCTTCTCATCCTGATGATGCGTGCTACAAAACCTTATATGTGGAGAACTTACAAGTTGGCACCAGTATCTATTACTACCTATATGGCAGTGAGTTTTATTTACTAA
- the LOC6533952 gene encoding malate dehydrogenase, mitochondrial — translation MILLTSLKSQTKLAAWRVVVRTLKVAVVGAGGGIGQPLSLLLRRCPGIDELALHDIADMKGIAADLSHVSQTGKVVGFTGEPELEPAVSGADVVVVAAGMPRLPGMQRDHLMAANGNVAVKVATAVSNASPRALLAFITNPVNMIVPTAAEALKAHGTFDPRRLFGITTLDVVRSKKFIGDSMNISPDEVKIPVIGGHAGITILPLISQCQPRYRCDPQEIHKLTHRIQEAGTEVVNAKAGKGSATLSMAFAGATFVNSLLRAIGGQEGLVECAFVASELTDAPFFASPLELGKDGIKGYVPLPQLSDYEKEALEKLLPILRQNADEGVSFARTFLKGQSESPVPAALP, via the coding sequence ATGATTTTACTGACAAGCCTTAAAAGCCAGACAAAACTAGCTGCATGGCGAGTTGTGGTCCGCACCTTAAAAGTCGCCGTTGTGGGCGCCGGAGGAGGAATTGGTCAACCGCTCTCGCTCTTGCTTCGTCGCTGTCCTGGAATCGATGAACTGGCTCTGCACGATATCGCCGACATGAAGGGAATCGCTGCAGATCTATCCCATGTCAGCCAAACGGGAAAGGTAGTAGGATTCACCGGTGAACCGGAACTGGAGCCGGCGGTGAGTGGAGCTGATGTGGTGGTCGTGGCCGCCGGAATGCCTCGTCTGCCAGGAATGCAAAGGGATCACCTGATGGCCGCCAATGGAAATGTGGCTGTGAAAGTTGCCACTGCCGTTAGCAATGCCTCTCCACGAGCTCTGCTGGCCTTCATAACCAATCCCGTCAACATGATTGTGCCCACGGCAGCTGAGGCTCTTAAGGCCCATGGAACTTTTGATCCTCGGCGACTCTTTGGTATTACCACTTTGGATGTGGTGCGGTCGAAAAAGTTCATTGGCGACTCTATGAACATATCGCCGGATGAAGTTAAAATTCCAGTTATTGGTGGTCATGCTGGGATCACAATTCTACCGCTTATTTCGCAGTGTCAGCCAAGATATAGATGTGATCCCCAGGAGATTCACAAACTAACTCATCGCATTCAGGAGGCGGGCACAGAGGTGGTCAATGCAAAAGCTGGCAAAGGATCTGCCACCCTATCGATGGCTTTTGCTGGGGCTACTTTCGTGAACTCCCTGCTGCGTGCAATTGGTGGACAGGAGGGCCTTGTCGAGTGTGCCTTTGTCGCCTCCGAATTAACCGATGCCCCATTCTTCGCTAGTCCATTGGAGTTGGGAAAGGATGGTATCAAGGGCTATGTACCACTTCCCCAGCTGAGCGACTACGAAAAGGAGGCTTTGGAAAAGCTACTACCTATTCTACGACAGAATGCCGACGAGGGTGTCAGTTTTGCCAGAACTTTTTTGAAAGGACAATCAGAGTCACCCGTTCCAGCGGCGttgccataa